Proteins encoded within one genomic window of Anas platyrhynchos isolate ZD024472 breed Pekin duck chromosome 28, IASCAAS_PekinDuck_T2T, whole genome shotgun sequence:
- the LOC119715081 gene encoding olfactory receptor 6E1-like translates to MNHTTVVEFVLLGLTNSRHLEIILFLILVIAYFLILFGNITVISVTLVDHFLQTPMYFFLRNFAILEITFTSTFIPSTLYSLLTERKIISLPGCFLQMLLFFCLGTCTFFHVAAMSFDRYVAICRPLHYTTIMNNRFCFQLVLACWAVSFLLMSPPIIMIAQLPFCGPNVLNHFYCDTSQLLQLSCTDTWFIEGLLFILSIIIVPGTLTITVISYGCIIITILHMPSSSGRKKTFSTCSAHLVVVTVFYSTSIYRYNRTAQRGGQGSDKVLSFFFSVVTQMLNPYIYSLRNNQVKRALKESMSKAFSSSRRHP, encoded by the coding sequence ATGAACCACACAACAGTAGTGGAATTTGTCCTCTTGGGACTGACCAACAGCCGCCATTTGGAGATCATCCTCTTTCTGATTCTGGTGATTGCCTACTTCTTGATCCTGTTTGGAAACATTACTGTCATCAGCGTCACTCTAGTGGACCATTTTCTTCAGACTCCAATGTACTTCTTCCTCAGGAATTTTGCCATTTTGGAAATCACATTCACCTCCACATTCATTCCTAGCACCCTCTACAGCCTTCtgacagagaggaaaataatttccctgcctggctgttttcttcagatgctgcttttcttttgcttgggTACCTGCACTTTTTTCCACGTGGCGGCAATGTCCTTTGATCGGTATGTTGCCATCTGCCGCCCCTTGCACTACACGACTATTATGAACAACAGATTTTGCTTCCAATTGGTCCTGGCTTGCTGGGCAGTGAGTTTTCTCCTGATGTCTCCTCCCATCATTATGATTGCCCAGTTGCCTTTCTGTGGTCCCAATGTTCTGAACCACTTTTACTGTGATACTTCACAGTTGTTGCAGCTGTCCTGCACAGACACGTGGTTCATCGAAGGACTGCTGTTTATCCTATCGATTATCATTGTGCCAGGCACCTTAACAATAACTGTCATTTCATATGGTTGCATTATTATCACCATCCTACATATGCCATCTTCctcaggaaggaagaaaacgTTTTCCACTTGCTCAGCTCACCTTGTGGTGGTGACTGTATTTTACAGCACGTCTATTTATAGGTATAACCGCACAGCGCAACGGGGTGGGCAGGGCTCTGAcaaagttctttctttcttcttctccgTGGTGACTCAGATGCTTAACCCATACATCTATTCACTCAGGAACAATCAAGTCAAACGAGCGTTGAAGGAGAGCATGTCAAAGGCATTTTCTAGCTCCCGGAGGCACCCATGA